Genomic segment of Xenopus laevis strain J_2021 chromosome 4S, Xenopus_laevis_v10.1, whole genome shotgun sequence:
GATGGAGCGATGGAGCAAACGCACAGCGACTGCCCCGGGAATGGGacccaaataaataaagaaatataaaataaataaagaaatgtaaaattaataaagaaatgtaaaataaactacAAGTTACGAATAAAAGGAAAATTCCTTATGCCATCGCCATCCTGAGACGCACGGCAACTCCAACTATGAAATATAATTGACAAGTTGATGAATGTTGATTTGCATAACTAATTATACCCTTGTTAGAGCCATTCCACACGTTTATATTGTGTGATGTGAATACATTATTCTTATTTTATGTTGTATCATTTGTATCATCAGCTCCAGCTCTACTGCTGCCCCTACTgagattgtgtgtaagtgtgtgtgtttgtttaacTGTTTGTTCATATACATGAGTGTGTATTTATgatgcgagagagagagagagagagagagatagagagagagagactaacagacagacagacattgcTGGATAGTCTAATGGACACATGTGAGGTCAGATCTAGGACTTCTGGTCGATACAGTTGGAGGTTCAGGATGAGACTTAACTGTCAGCGTCTGACGCAGCAACTGTACAACGACAAATCTGCTCCGacattgtgtgtctgtgtctgtgtaaCACTGGGGGTGAGGAGCCCCCCAACTCCAGACTATTCAGTCTCTATACAGAGAATGGGGAGATTATCAGTCAGTTCTTGTGATTCCTGTACTGGGCAGGACATTCCAACTGTCACATTTATTCTCTGTCCCcagtaatatattattattattattactatttttattattattgtattattgttattattataattagtagtgttattattattattattcatattactattatgttattgttattattattattttattatttgtattattcatattattattattttattattattattattattattattattattattattattattattattattattattattatgcacctGCTGGCTGGGAAGAACATCCCATCTATACTTTACTATATggactcttcccccccccccaacaataaAGATTCTTTTATGGATTTGCACAAGGAATACATAAAAATTGACATTTACTAAATAATCTCTGTTTTTGGAAGATGAGACTCTAAACTTTCACAATCTTGTTTTTCTCTTTCAATAAAAACTCTGCCCCTTTTCATTGCTGCTCTCCCTCTGGTCCggctaaacccccccccctccctttttcctaaTCCTTCTCTAGTTTAGACGGGGGGGGGAGACAACCAGTTCCATGTGGAGCTTCAGTCAGTGACAGTGAAAGGAGCAGAATTGTATCAGTCACTGAATTAAACTCCTTCCCCTCTATAGTCAATAGTCCTGAGACTAATAAGTTTAATAAGATCCAGGGAGGGGCTCAGTCTGCTGCTCAAACTGGTGCAAATTGGACTTTTTACTCAATTATACAAACAGCCCCCAGAAAGTGCAACTTTGCGCCTCTTACTCTGCAAATATTCAATTATATCAAGTGACATTTGCTTAATCGCTTGTGGTGGAAACCCAACTGCGACTTTTGTAGCACAGGGAGGGGGGAATAGAAATTCTGCACTGGGGGaaaaagttttacatttattattcgATGTGTCCGGCGCTGACTTTGCGCCTCAGAGTTTACAGTTAATTCTGGGAAATTCGAATTTGGAAATAAATTGGGAAATattaggaaaaataataaaattaggaAATTGGTGCATGTGAGGCAAATAAATACTCGGGGCttgaaatggagaaaaataaatgtaaataaaaaacagattttgttaaaaaagtgtttaaaattcATAGTGGGTTTGTCCAGTGCAACATTATAGCAAATTATAGTGTTCTGTAATATGTTGGAGCTctgaaaatacataataataataataataataataataataatgatgataaaataacaataacaataatactaataataaaataataataataataacaatagtactactactactagtaataataatgataataataatacaaataaaataataataacaataataacaatagtactaccaataataataataataaaaacaataacattataataatacggataataatactactactactaataataataataataatataataataatatgaatgataataataacaatcatactaataataacataataataataataatagtaataataataataatactattactactactactactactactactaataataatagtaataataataataataataataataataataataataataataataataataataataccaattaTAATACAAATTATACAGAATTGAAACATCAGCAGAAAGTTTGATATTTCTATTTATAAGATGAGGCTGTGACTGAGGGGTATTGAGGTAAAACAAGGGCTTTACATTGGTAGAAAATGAGGAGGTTGTGGCATTTGGGGCTGGTGAATTAAAGTATAAATTAAAGTATATAAAGAATTAAAGTAGAAATTAAAGTATATAAAGAATTAAAGTATAAGTTGAAGGCAGattatgatttattaaaaaactctATCCATTAAGCGCATGAAGAGTATGAAGAGCCAGAGAGTTGGAAATGTGAATctgtcaaaacaaaaaataaaatgcaaaactaTAGGTTTAGGTTGTGTTATGGCGCTAGTTTGCACTGCGGGGCAAGGGCAGGGAATTGTACATTGGGCATTGGCAGAGTTGGCAGTTGGCACAGGGAAGTCCTTGAATTTAAATATGGAAATAAAGAGAGAAACAACAGGTGTCAGTTTGAGTCCTTTGCTCCATTCAGTGCAGTGATTGCGCTGAGTTTGCGCTGTGGGCTCATTAGGGGCTGGTGGGTAATAAGTAGAGGCAACATGAGCGACTGCTTCTCATTTCAGCTCAGACTCTGTGATGTGATTTGTGAATGGGAAGAGACAGTGATTGAGTCTGATCTGGGGACCTGCTGGGGAATGTGACAGCGACTCTCCACTTCTCAGTCGCATCGCACAGTCGCACCGCCCACGTGCGCAAAGGGATAGAAAGAAATAAGTAAAAGGGTAAGTGACTTGAGATTTTTGCAGtttggggagagagagagaaggggcagTGGCACAAATAGAGCCGGTTTGGGGGTTTAACTAACAAGGTGTTACTTTGTCTGCGGCTACTTTGCTGTTGTCGCGCTAATGAGCGCTAATCTGCGGCTTTTGTTCTCACAGGCCGCGCTTCATTGAAATGTAAATGAGTGACACGGAAGTCGCAGATGAAACTGATGGGAGCGGAATGCGGAGCAGCTGAGTCGGTGCAACTTGTCGCAAGGATGTCTGCGCCTCTGGAGACAACTCTCTGCCAAAGATTCGACGTTATGTCTGGGGCTGCCGCTCCCCCCAAGAGCCTGGGCTTCTCCATAGAGAGAATTATGGCCAAGACTTCAGAGCCCAAAACTGCAGTTTATCAGCCCAGTAGCCCGGGGGCCAAGAAAGTATTAAATCTGTGCCCCCCTGTCCCCTGTCTGTTCCCCATTCAGTGTCTGAACCCCAAAGCTTTGCTCAACTACTCGGAGCTGTGGAGGAACAGTCTCAGGGGCCCCTCCGGTCTCTGCAAATCCAACTGCGACATTTGTTGCACAAACGACTTAAATCTGCGGCAGTCGCTGGTGCCCAACAGTCGGCTCATTAAACCTCAGGTCATTCACCAAACTCTGGGGATTCCCAGCAACGGCTCCTTCTATTACTTCAACTACCTGCAGTCTCCTTCCTTCCCCCCAACTGACACTTTCAACGGACACTTGCTCCCCTCCAGCCTCACAAACGCTCAGTCGCACGCGACTCTTTCTGCAGCGCAACAGAAACTATTCCTGCTGGACAATCCCAAACTCTCGGGTCTGACCGCCGACACCTTCCCGAACTCACAGAATCCACAGAAAGAGCGACTGGTCGGACACTTGGAGCAGATCCTGAAGGAAAACTCGGAATTATCTGCCGACAGGTCCAACAAGAATCTCAGCAAAGTGTCCGACAACTGTGGGGAAGGAAAACCCAAAATCTTCACTTGTGATGTGTGCGGCAAAGTAAGTGTCTCTgactctctgtctgtctcttcatctttttctgtctgtctatttatctatatctgtatgtctgtctctTTATCATCTGTCTCTTTATCTTTATTTCAATATTTCCCTCTTACTATCCCTATATCTTTCTCTACatcatttatctctctctctctctctctctctctctctctctctctctctctctctctctctctttctctctctctctctctctctctctatcatctgtctgtctgtctgtctgtctatctatctatctatctctctatctatctatctctttatctatctatctatctatctatctatctatctatctatctatctatctatctatctatctatcaatcatttatttatctgtctgtctatctatctatctatctatctatctatctactatctatctatctatctatctatctatctatctatctatctatctatctatcatttatctatctatctatctatctatctatctatctatcatctatctatctatctatctatctatctatctatctatctatctatctatctatctatctatctatctatctatctatctatctatctatctatctatctctctctgtctctgcatATATGTAGTTTTCATTGAAACATATACTGTCTCTTTCGTTCTCTGTTTCTGTAACAAGCAGAGACAATTcaacaaaatgaatattttcttctttctgtttaaccctttacaCTGTGTATAGCGGGAGCTGTTGGTTTTCTGTGCGACCCTCAATTAAAGCAGATAAACGGCAGCGGAAGttgcatttcctttttctctgtccctCACTAATATCTCATTAATATCTCATTAATATCTCActgcatttttagcattttattttcttgcttaTTGATTGTCATTTCCACCCCGGCAGGTGTTTAATGCCCATTATAATCTAACGAGGCACATGCCAGTCCATACCGGGGCCAGGCCCTTTGTGTGTAAAGTTTGCGGCAAAGGATTTCGCCAAGCGAGTACTCTCTGCAGACACAAGATCATCCACACGCAGGTACaggattattattgttattattattattatcattgttattattgttattattattcattacaaTGAAATGAGGGAGACGTGTTTGTAGAAACTAGAGGCTCAAACGCTTGCCCTGCTCCTTATTTCATTAAACTTAATATATTTACTaaagatttgcatttttttgtttcttccCCTGACTTCAGGAAAAACCTCACAAATGTAACcagtgtggcaaagcctttaaCAGAAGCTCCACGTTAAACACCCACATCAGGATCCACGCGGGGTACAAGCCGTTCATCTGCGAATTCTGCGGAAAGGGCTTTCACCAAAAAGGTAATAAattggcatttttatttatttacagtcgGTCCAAAGAAAATGTCACGTTGTAACCACGTTCCCAAACCAAACGAATCCAGTGACCCAGTGCCCCTTCTTCTGAATTATTTGTATCATTTCATTTATAGAAAAGGAAGAAATCGCTTTAAATtcgttatatttttttattggttattagAATGCTTGTATCAATTCTTGCATTGCTTTGCATGCACTTTCTGTTGTTAATTGTAATGTAGATGTTCTTGTTGTAACTATCTATTCATAAGataaaatatgggaaaaaaaagtttaaaaaaatatttt
This window contains:
- the fezf2.S gene encoding fez family zinc finger protein 2-like, translated to MKLMGAECGAAESVQLVARMSAPLETTLCQRFDVMSGAAAPPKSLGFSIERIMAKTSEPKTAVYQPSSPGAKKVLNLCPPVPCLFPIQCLNPKALLNYSELWRNSLRGPSGLCKSNCDICCTNDLNLRQSLVPNSRLIKPQVIHQTLGIPSNGSFYYFNYLQSPSFPPTDTFNGHLLPSSLTNAQSHATLSAAQQKLFLLDNPKLSGLTADTFPNSQNPQKERLVGHLEQILKENSELSADRSNKNLSKVSDNCGEGKPKIFTCDVCGKVFNAHYNLTRHMPVHTGARPFVCKVCGKGFRQASTLCRHKIIHTQEKPHKCNQCGKAFNRSSTLNTHIRIHAGYKPFICEFCGKGFHQKGNYKNHKLTHSGEKQYKCSICNKAFHQVYNLTFHMHTHNDKKPFTCATCGKGFCRNFDLKKHVRKLHDNVSSSCSHKEISRTGQS